The Chanos chanos chromosome 16, fChaCha1.1, whole genome shotgun sequence genome has a window encoding:
- the slc22a5 gene encoding solute carrier family 22 member 5 yields MGDYDEETAFLGQKGPYFLLTFFFLNVTFISTGFSGLSFVFAGASPLHQCKIPDGNLSESWRAASIPVVEVNGQKQQSKCWRYRLDVIRNLSALGYSPQDINLTDIEQERCVDGWTYSKDIYQSTIVTEWELVCGDEWKVPFASSTMFMGYLFGSLVSGQISDRLGRKKVLFICISTHFLFILIQSFSSSWLIFCVLYFFVGASQVAQYITAFVLGTEILTKSLRVLFTTLGAFLHYCIGYMLLPLIAFGIRDWRTLLRVLSGITVIYFPLWWFIPESPRWLLSQGRVEEAEAILRDAAKKNKVTAPEVIFKEPKDENELAEMKKFSVLDVLKNSTLRCCTFMCLLLWMAVNIGYFGLSLNTSNLIGNPFLNCFLSAATEVPAYIVGTWLLKRCPRRTLLSVFLLTGGGFLLLIQFIPENLHYLALVCEMAGKFGFTIGFTVVYIYTAELYPTVMRNLGMGLCSSAARIGSITAPYLIFLGTFNKYLPYILMGSLTMGSSIVNIFLPETLGRELPETLEQMQKCKGSA; encoded by the exons ATGGGAGATTATGACGAAGAAACAGCTTTTTTGGGGCAAAAGGGTCCTTATTTTTTGCTGACCTTCTTCTTTCTGAACGTGACCTTCATCTCTACTGGATTCAGTGGTTTGTCCTTTGTGTTTGCTGGGGCCTCTCCACTCCACCAGTGTAAAATTCCAGATGGGAATCTGAGTGAGTCGTGGAGGGCGGCCAGTATTCCTGTAGTGGAGGTGAACGGACAGAAGCAACAGAGTAAGTGTTGGAGGTACAGGCTGGATGTGATCAGAAACCTCTCTGCTCTGGGCTACAGCCCTCAGGATATAAACCTCACTGACATTGAACAGGAGCGCTGTGTGGATGGATGGACCTACAGCAAGGATATCTACCAGTCCACTATTGTCACTGAg TGGGAGCTCGTCTGTGGGGACGAGTGGAAAGTTCCGTTTGCCTCTTCGACAATGTTCATGGGCTACTTGTTTGGATCTCTAGTCTCTGGACAGATCTCTGACAG ACTAGGGAGAAAGAAGGTGCTCTTCATCTGCATATCCACGCATTTCCTCTTCATCCTTATCCAgtctttttcctcctcatgGCTGATTTTCTGTGTCTTATATTTTTTTGTGGGTGCATCTCAAGTAGCCCAATATATCACGGCATTTGTCCTTG GAACCGAGATATTGACCAAATCCTTGCGTGTGCTCTTCACGACTTTGGGGGCATTTTTGCACTACTGCATTGGCTACATGCTGCTGCCACTCATTGCCTTTGGCATCAGGGACTGGAGAACGCTCCTCAGGGTCCTGTCTGGGATCACTGTGATCTACTTCCCGCTGTGGTG GTTCATCCCAGAGTCTCCGCGATGGCTGCTCTCTCAGGGAAGAGTGGAGGAGGCTGAAGCCATACTGAGAGATGCtgccaagaaaaacaaagtcacagCACCTGAGGTCATTTTTAAAGAGCCAAAG GATGAGAATGAACTCGCGGAGATGAAGAAATTCAGTGTGCTTGATGTCCTAAAGAACAGTACGCTACGGTGTTGTACTTTCATGTGTTTGCTGTTGTG GATGGCTGTCAATATTGGATATTTCGGATTGTCTTTGAACACATCCAATCTGATTGGCAATCCATTCCTCAACTGTTTCCTGTCAGCGGCGACCGAGGTCCCCGCCTACATTGTGGGGACATGGCTCCTGAAGCGCTGTCCGCGGAGAACCCTGCTCTCCGTGTTTCTCCTGACAGGAGGAGGATTTCTTCTCCTAATTCAATTCATTCCTGAGA ATCTGCATTATCTGGCCCTGGTGTGTGAGATGGCTGGCAAATTTGGCTTCACCATCGGTTTTACTGTGGTGTATATCTACACGGCGGAGCTGTATCCCACCGTGATGAGGAACCTCGGAATGGGACTCTGTTCCTCAGCCGCTCGCATCGGCAGCATCACGGCACCTTACCTTATTTTTTTAG GAACCTTCAATAAGTACCTGCCCTACATTCTGATGGGAAGTCTCACCATGGGATCTTCCATCGTCAATATCTTCCTTCCAGAGACACTGGGCAGGGAGCTGCCGGAAACACTGGAACAAATGCAGAAGTGCAAAGGGTCAGCATGA
- the slc22a21 gene encoding solute carrier family 22 member 5, giving the protein MHAFEYDDRTEFLGEWGCFQKTVFFLLCLSVIPNGFTGLSIVFIGYTPAHQCLIPASVNISAQWRNVSIPLEEGSGMTRLSQCNRYKLDVIQSYSGQGYVPWEDVNVTEIDQESCVDGWVYDRGTHTSTIVTEWDLVCSDDWKRPLTSSLFFCGVLSGSFLSGQLSDRFGRKMTLFVTMGVQTVFTLVQVFSSSWIIFCSLYFIIGMGQISNYVAAFVLGMEILGPRVRIVFSTVGVCIFFSIGYMSLPIVAYFIRDWRMLQLALTMPCFLYVPLWWFIPESPRWLLSQGRVEEAEAILRDAARKNGIKVPGKIFQPILSEGKVGKVVHHNLCDLVKSRNIRSVTILLCLVWASIAIGYLALSLNTSNLHGNTFLNCFLSAAVEVPAYILAWFMFRFWSRRLCLFSSLFLCGGVLLIIHLLPQNLSSVIIALEMMGKFGVTAAFAIIYAFTAELYPTVLRNTALGTCSMASRLGSISAPYFIYLGTYYKSLPHILMGGLSLLSGLLSLLLPESLGMPLPETIDQMQTVTGCKRRHPAHTVPRSEAEEDHVTETLCQEI; this is encoded by the exons ATGCATGCCTTTGAGTATGATGACAGAACTGAATTCCTGGGAGAATGGGGATGTTTTcaaaaaactgtattttttctcttgtgCTTGAGTGTTATTCCCAATGGGTTTACTGGTTTATCCATCGTTTTCATCGGCTACACACCAGCCCATCAATGCCTCATACCAGCAAGTGTCAATATCTCCGCTCAGTGGAGGAACGTTAGTATCCCTCTGGAAGAAGGCAGTGGGATGACGCGCCTCAGTCAGTGCAACAGATACAAGCTAGACGTGATACAAAGTTACTCAGGCCAGGGCTATGTCCCATGGGAGGACGTTAACGTCACTGAAATAGATCAAGAAAGCTGTGTGGATGGATGGGTCTACGACCGTGGGACACACACATCTACTATTGTCACTGAG TGGGATCTGGTATGCTCAGATGACTGGAAAAGACCTCTGACTTCTTCGTTGTTCTTCTGTGGCGTGCTCAGTGGATCATTTTTGTCAGGACAATTGTCTGACAG gtttgGAAGGAAGATGACGCTTTTTGTCACCATGGGAGTCCAGACCGTGTTCACCCTTGTCCAGGTCTTCTCCTCATCTTGGATCATATTCTGTTCTTTGTACTTTATCATTGGGATGGGACAAATCTCAAACTATGTTGCTGCATTTGTTTTAG GAATGGAGATTCTGGGCCCAAGAGTACGAATTGTCTTCTCCACCGTTGGCGTGTGCATTTTCTTCTCTATTGGCTACATGTCGCTCCCAATAGTGGCTTATTTCATAAGAGACTGGCGGATGTTGCAGCTGGCACTCACCATGCCTTGCTTCCTATACGTTCCCCTGTGGTG GTTCATCCCAGAGTCTCCGCGATGGCTGCTCTCTCAGGGAAGAGTGGAGGAGGCTGAGGCCATACTGAGAGATGCCGCCAGGAAAAATGGCATTAAGGTCCCGGGGAAGATTTTTCAGCCAATCCTG TCCGAAGGCAAAGTGGGCAAAGTCGTGCACCATAACCTCTGTGACCTGGTGAAGTCCAGAAACATCCGCTCAGTCACCATCCTGCTGTGCCTGGTATG GGCCTCCATCGCAATAGGATATCTTGCCTTGTCACTGAATACTTCCAACCTTCATGGGAACACATTCCTGAACTGCTTCCTCTCTGCGGCCGTGGAGGTGCCAGCCTATATACTGGCCTGGTTCATGTTCCGGTTTTGGTCCAGACGGCTctgcctcttctcctctctcttcctttgtgGAGGAGTACTGCTTATCATTCACCTCCTACCTCAAA ATCTGAGCTCTGTCATTATTGCCTTGGAAATGATGGGGAAATTTGGGGTGACGGCAGCGTTCGCCATCATCTATGCTTTCACAGCAGAACTGTATCCCACCGTCCTAAGAAACACAGCCCTGGGCACCTGCTCCATGGCCTCTCGACTGGGCAGCATTTCTGCCCCGTACTTCATCTACCTGG GGACCTATTACAAGTCTCTTCCCCACATCCTGATGGGCGGTCTCAGTCTTCTGTCAGGGTTGCTTAGTCTGCTGCTGCCAGAGAGCCTTGGAATGCCTCTGCCTGAGACCATTGATCAAATGCAGACCGTCACAGG atgtAAAAGGAGACATCCAGCTCACACAGTCCCCAGATCAGAGGCTGAGGAGGACCATGTGACAGAAACCTTGTGTCAGGAGATCTAG
- the LOC115829922 gene encoding solute carrier family 22 member 5-like, producing the protein MKDYDETTAFLGHWGSFQKIVFFLLCTSTVPNGFSAFSVVFLADTPAHHCKIPDGNLSESWRAASIPVVEVNGQKQQSKCWRYRLDVIRNLSALGYSPQDINLTDIEQERCVDGWTYSKDIYQSTIVTEFDLVCNNEWKQPFTSSVYFIGVLSGSFFSGQLSDRFGRKPVLFLTMLIQSLFTFIQMFSPSWEVFSILFFIVGLGQISNYVAAFVLGTEILVESVRVLYSSLGVCLFFAIGYMLLPLIAFFIRDWRMLLLTMSLPALIYIPLWWFIPESPRWLLSLGRVEEAEAILRDAAKKNKVTAPEVIFKKLEGEEKTSKPEETHNILDLLRTRNIRHTTLILCLVWLTLSMGYFGLSLNTSRLHGDPFLNCFFSAAIEVPAYIISWLSLRYLPRRLSSSLSMLLGGVMLFLIQAVPPNLPGLSVALEMAGKFGIAIGTALMFAYSGELYPTVLRNTAVGFCAMVSRIGSTIAPYFFHLGGNYKHLPHILLGCLCVLSSSTTLFLPESFRKPLPETIQQMQHRDR; encoded by the exons ATGAAAGACTATGATGAGACCACAGCCTTCCTTGGACACTGGGGATCTTTTCAGAAAATAGTCTTCTTCCTGTTGTGCACTAGCACAGTTCCAAATGGCTTCAGTGCTTTCTCTGTCGTGTTTCTTGCTGACACTCCAGCGCATCACTGTAAAATCCCAGATGGGAATCTGAGTGAGTCGTGGAGGGCGGCCAGTATTCCTGTAGTGGAGGTGAACGGACAGAAGCAACAGAGTAAGTGTTGGAGGTACAGGCTGGATGTGATCAGAAACCTCTCTGCTCTGGGCTACAGCCCTCAGGATATAAACCTCACTGACATTGAACAGGAGCGCTGTGTGGATGGATGGACCTACAGCAAGGATATCTACCAGTCCACTATTGTCACTGAG TTTGACCTGGTCTGCAACAATGAATGGAAACAACCCTTTACTTCTTCAGTCTACTTCATAGGCGTGCTTTCTGGATCCTTTTTCTCTGGACAGCTTTCTGACAG GTTTGGGAGAAAGCCAGTCCTCTTCTTGACTATGCTGATTCAGTCCCTCTTCACATTTATCCAAATGTTCTCTCCATCGTGGGAGGTGTTCTCTATTCTCTTCTTCATTGTTGGACTGGGCCAGATTTCAAACTATGTGGCAGCATTTGTGTTGG GTACAGAGATTCTCGTGGAGTCTGTGCGGGTGCTTTACTCATCACTAGGggtgtgtttgttctttgccATTGGCTACATGTTGTTGCCTCTCATTGCTTTCTTCATTCGAGATTGGAGGATGCTACTGCTCACTATGTCTCTGCCAGCTCTCATCTACATCCCACTTTGGTG GTTTATCCCAGAGTCTCCGCGATGGCTGCTCTCTCTGGGAAGAGTGGAGGAGGCTGAGGCCATACTGAGAGATGCcgccaagaaaaacaaagtcacagCACCAGAGGTCATTTTTAAGAAGCTTGAG GGTGAAGAAAAAACATCTAAACCAGAGGAAACACATAACATCCTGGACCTCTTGAGAACCAGGAACATTCGCCACACTACTCTTATACTCTGTCTAGTGTG GCTGACTCTCAGTATGGGTTACTTTGGCCTGTCTCTAAACACCTCCCGCCTGCATGGGGACCCCTTCCTAAACTGCTTCTTCTCCGCCGCTATTGAGGTTCCCGCCTACATCATCAGCTGGCTCTCCCTGCGCTACCTCCCCCGAagactctcctcctctctgagcaTGCTGCTCGGAGGCGTAATGTTGTTCCTAATCCAAGCAGTCCCACCCA ACCTTCCTGGACTGTCTGTGGCTCTGGAGATGGCGGGAAAGTTTGGGATCGCCATAGGAACAGCCCTGATGTTTGCTTACTCAGGGGAGCTGTACCCAACAGTGCTGAGGAACACTGCCGTGGGATTCTGTGCCATGGTGTCACGCATCGGGAGCACTATCGCCCCCTACTTCTTCCATCTGG GTGGGAATTATAAGCATTTGCCACATATTCTCCtgggatgtctgtgtgttctgtcatcATCAACTACGCTCTTTCTGCCTGAGAGTTTTAGGAAACCCCTCCCAGAGACTATCCAACAGAtgcaacacagagacaggtga